The DNA window GGCGCGTACACGAAACGTGTCGGCAGTTGCGAACGCGCCGACGGCGGCACGCTGTTCCTCGACGAAGTGTGCGAGATGCCGCCCGAGCTGCAGGTCAAGATGCTGCGCTTCCTGCAGGACCGCACGTTCCGGCGCGTCGGCGGCAACGAGCTGACCCGCGTCGACGTGCGCGTCATCGCCGCCACGAATCGCAACCCGCTCGACGAGATCGCCGCAGGGCGCCTGCGCGAGGATCTCTATTACCGCCTCATGGTCGTGCCGATCGAGGTGCCCCCGCTGCGCGAGCGGCGTGAGGACATCTTCCTGCTGGCCACGCACTTCCTCGACATCTTCGCGCGCAAGAACGGGAAGGCGTTCGCCGAGATCTCGCCCGAGGCGCTCCGGGCGCTCGTGCGCTACCCGTGGCAGGGCAACGTACGCGAGCTTGAGAACGTCATTGAGAACGTCGTCGTCCTCAACAACGACACCGCCGTCAAGCCCGACCACCTCCCCGAGCGCATCCGCACCTACACCCCGCCCGAAGGCGAGGCCGACAACGAGATCGTCGTCGAGGTCGAGCGCATCAAGGCCGAAATGGACGCCATCCTCCCCATGGCCGAAGTCGAAAAGCGCGCGATCGCCAACGCCCTCCAGGTCACCAAAGGAAACATCCCCGCCGCCGCCAAAAAACTCAAACTCGGCCAAGCCACCATCTACCGCAAGATAAAAGCCTACAAGATCAAGGTGTGAGAGGTCATGCCATCAGGGAGTGAGGCAAAAACCATTGCTTCTTGCCGGGAAGGGGCGACGCGTCGTCGCTCAACGACGCGGGCTTTGATGTGCGTTTCGCTCGTCTGCCAGGTAGCCGTATTCCTTGGCGCGTGCTCGAAAAAGGAAAAGCCAGAAATGAAGTCCGGATCTCAGCCCAAAGAGCCCCGGGCGCTGGTAGCGATGCTCGCGCTCGACACGCCCGCGATCCCATCTCCCGACGAGTTTCTCGTGACGTTCAGGGATCTTTCGGGTCTGGCGGTCGGTAGAGATACTGTCGAAATGAAGGACGACACCGTGGTCTTCACGCTTCAGGGCAACACGGTAGCAATTGCCCTTATCAAAGCACCGATCCCGTGGGCGGATCTTGAAGGTCCGTGCGCAACGGCGTGGTGGTGGTCTGATGCCACCGAAAGAATGAAGCACCATAGAGGCCACATCGTTGTCTTTGTGCGAGGACCAAGCGACTCCTTGGAGCAGCATCTGCTGGTCACACAGCTCGTGGCATCATTGATACTTCACACGGATGCGGCAGGTGTCTACTGGGGAAGCGGAACGCTCGTTCACGAACCGGACTCTTTCGTCGAGCGCGCAAGAAGCGCCTCGCGAGACGACATCCCTGTGGACCTGTGGGTAGACTTCCGCCTGGAGCAGAGCGAAGACCGATCGTATCGGCTCTTTACGACGGGCATGAAGGCTTTTGATCACATGGAGATCGAGATCCCGCGCAGTGTGAGGCAACCGCCCGATATTCTGGGTTTTGCCACGGCGATTGCCGCGTATGTCATTGCGGGCGATGTTCGGATAGCCGACGGCGACACCGTAGGAAGGTCTGAGGCCGAGAAGGTCCAGGCCACACACGCACCCTCCATGTGGGACGCTAACGCGACCGTGCTCCGCCTGGACTTCTGATTGGCATTCGACGCTGTCTTGCGGAGCCCGGTTCGCGAGTTGCTTGTTGACAGGAGACGCTGTCTATCTGACTGCGTTCAGGGCAGACCGAGGTGGCTTAGGGACAGAAGTCGAAAAGCGCGCCATCACCCATGCCCTGCAACTCACCAAAGGAAGCATTTCCGCCGCCGCCAAGAAACTCAAACTCGGCCAAGCCACCATCTACCGAAAAATCAAGGCATACAGAATTCGGCTATAGAACGGCTCTGATGACGCGCGGGAGTACGGCCACTCTCACGTGTTCCTGATGGCTGGTCCCATCCTGCAAGCGGCGCAGCCAACGCGGAATCACGCATGGTCTCCGCCGATTCCGATCCCCCCCGATTCCCGATTCCGAAGTGAGGTCCGCCGATGGCAGTGATCAAGACGTCCTGAAGATCGCCGCTTGATCAGCACGCCATCCAAAGCTCTTGACAACACCCCCCGCGTGCACCTATCACCCCGATAGGTTCTTTGCATGC is part of the Verrucomicrobiota bacterium genome and encodes:
- a CDS encoding sigma-54-dependent Fis family transcriptional regulator, which produces MDKAHVLIVEDDEVNRKLLSEMVEDWGYSATAIASGKDLWKTLEAKTPNVVLLDLFLADGDGREVLKSLHRLRREIPVIMVTGKATVDNAVECMQLGAYQFLEKPYRAEQLQFHLRNAVELNELARKYSSLRDTIESADHFENMIGTSEEMQTIYHIIRNVSQSDASVFITGESGTGKELVARAIHSRSRRADRSFEPVNCAAIPRELLESEMFGHEKGSFTGAYTKRVGSCERADGGTLFLDEVCEMPPELQVKMLRFLQDRTFRRVGGNELTRVDVRVIAATNRNPLDEIAAGRLREDLYYRLMVVPIEVPPLRERREDIFLLATHFLDIFARKNGKAFAEISPEALRALVRYPWQGNVRELENVIENVVVLNNDTAVKPDHLPERIRTYTPPEGEADNEIVVEVERIKAEMDAILPMAEVEKRAIANALQVTKGNIPAAAKKLKLGQATIYRKIKAYKIKV
- a CDS encoding DUF4261 domain-containing protein; its protein translation is MKSGSQPKEPRALVAMLALDTPAIPSPDEFLVTFRDLSGLAVGRDTVEMKDDTVVFTLQGNTVAIALIKAPIPWADLEGPCATAWWWSDATERMKHHRGHIVVFVRGPSDSLEQHLLVTQLVASLILHTDAAGVYWGSGTLVHEPDSFVERARSASRDDIPVDLWVDFRLEQSEDRSYRLFTTGMKAFDHMEIEIPRSVRQPPDILGFATAIAAYVIAGDVRIADGDTVGRSEAEKVQATHAPSMWDANATVLRLDF